The genomic DNA CCGGCGGCACCGAACAATTTCTGGAACGTGACACTCAATTCGACCACGAGCGCAACCATTAACTCGGTGCAGGTCTCCACGCCGTTCGGCACCTGCTCGGGCAATGTCGGCGCAACGATCAGCGGTAGCACCATCAACCTGAGCGGCAGCCTGGGTGTTTGCGGTGTCAGCGGATCGCTGACCACCACCCCAGCGTTCTCCATCGTCAACCCCTGATGGTAAGCGGCCGCTTGCGGCCGTGAACGACTGGATGCAGTCGGGCGTGCGGCTAGCCTTTCGTTAGTCGCACGCCGTTTCAACGATTCTTGTCAATTCCTGTGACCCGCACATGTGAGAGCGTCGACATGAAGAAAAGCAAAGCTGTTGCCCCGTCCCATGCCAAGGCCCTGATCTGCACCGCGCTGGCGGCCGGGCTGTTAATGGCTTTCGGTATGCCGCGCCAGGCCCATGCCGCCGCGTTCCAGTTGCCGACCACCAATGCCGCGGGCTATGGCCGCGCTTTTGCCGGCGGTTCGTTATGGCAGAACGATCCTTCTGCCGCCTACAACAATCCTGCCGCGATGGCGTGGTTGACCGGACCGGTGATGCAGGGTTCGTGGATCGGCATCGATATCAGTGCGCAGTACCACGGGAGCACCACGGACGCTTACGGCCGTGATATCCCCGGCAATACACCCAATGCAGGACATCGCGTCATTAACGACGGTTCGGCCTTCTATGCGATGCCGGTGTCCGACCGCTTTTCTCTGGGCTTTGGCATCGAAGTGCCTTATGGCCTGCTGACCAAGTACGACTCCCAGTGGCGCGGCGCGCAGTGGGGCACCATGACCTCGCTCAAGTCGTTTGGCGTGAGCTTCGCTGGCAGCTACAAGGTGACCGATAACTTTGCGCTTGGCTTTGGCGTGATTGCGCAGCGTACGCGCGCGCAGCTCAACAATGGGATCGACGTCGGCAGCGCAGCTGGCCTTGCCTTGCAGAGTCCGCTGCCGAGCCTTCAGGAAAACGTCGCGCAGATCAATGTGCGCGTGCATAACTGGTCGCAGGGTTACTTTCTGGGCGCGGAATTCAAGCCAAGCGACAACGACTCGCTGGGTATCAGCTATCACTCGCGCGTCGGCAATCGCCTGAAGGGCCAATACCGGATGTATTACCCGAACGATGGAAAGACCGTCGATCAGGGCGGTTTTCCGGTCACCGTCGACGTCAAATCGTTGATCTCGTTCATTCCCATCCTCAATCAGCTCAACGCGGCCAATCCGCAGCTGCAATTGCCCGAACTCGACCCCGTTGGCGGCCCCGCTTCGGCGACACTGGATCTGCCGGGATTCGTCAATATCGATTACCTGCACAAGTTCAGTGACCGCTTCACCCTGGGTGCGTCTGCGGTATGGACGAACTGGTCCAAGTTCCAGGACCTGATTCTCGTCTCCGACGGCACGCAGCTGGTGACCTTGCCGCAGAACTACAAGAACGCGTGGACCCTGAGCGTGGGCGGCGACTTCCAGCTCAACGAACAGTGGGTGCTGCGCGGCGGCTTTGCATGGGATCAGACGCCGACCACCGACACCACCCGCGATCCGCGTGTGCCTGATAACGATCGCAAGATCGTCAGCATCGGCGTGGGTTACAAGCCGACCGAGCATCTGACGTTCGACGCGGCTTACTCGCATCAGTTCCTGAGCGATCCGCGCATCAACAACACGGCGCCGCTGGCGCTGGGCGGCGGCAACATGAACGGCTCCTTCTCCGATGCGGGCAATGTGGCGTCGTTGACGGCGACGTATCAGTTCTGACGACACGTCGTTCCCTCCCTTGACGTGTCTGGAGAGAGTAGGGTGGAAAGGACTCCGCCTCGCTTTCCGCGTCCTCATACCAGGAGAAACAGCATGAAGCCTTTGTTGTCATGGACCATCGCCGCAGGCCTGTTCATGCATGCCGTCGGTGCCTGGGCCGCCAACGACACGCCGGTTGGTACCTGGAAACAGGTCGACGATGTCACCGGCAAGCAGAAGTCGGTGATCGAGATCACCGATGCCGGCGGCAAGCTGCAAGGCAAGGTGTTGCAAGTGATGAACCTTTCGCCGGAGGAGATTGCCAAGGGTGGGCAGCATCCGGTGTGTGTCAAATGCGATGGCAGCCGCAAGGACCAGCCGATCGAGGGCATGACCATCCTGTGGGACGTCAGCAAGGACGGCGACGTGTGGGATGGCGGCAAGATCGTCGACCCGAAGACCGGCAAGGTCTACAAGGTCAAACTCACGCTGACCGATGGCGGTAGGAAACTCGATGTGCACGGTTACATCGGTTTTTCACTGATCGGTCGCAGCCAGGTGTGGGAGCGCCAGGATTAGGCGCCCTTGAAGTTCGACTCTCCCGCAATGGGAGAGTCGAACGCATCAAGCCATCAGGCGTTGCGGTTCCTGCAGGAAGTTACCCTGCACGAAGTCCACACCACAGGCGAACAGCAACGACGTGCTCGCCGCATCCTCGACCCATTCGGCAATCGTCTGCCGATCCATTTCACGCGCCTGCCGACACAGATCGGCGATACGCTTCTGGTTTTCCGGATGCTGCGGTAGCTCGGCCATATAGCTGCGATCGAGCTTCAGGTAGTCCGCCTCGATATGCGTGAGCAACTGGAACGAGTTGAGGCCGGAACCGAACTGCTCCAATGCGAAGCGGCCGCCGATCTTCTTCCAGGCGCTGACGAATTCCTGTGCCGGGCGCAGCAGGGTCACCACCTTGCTCTCGGTCATTTCCAGCACGATATGGCCGTGCTTGAGCGCGGCCTGTTTCATTCGCGCGGCCAGCCAGGGAATCAGTTGGGCGTCGTTGAGCGAGCTGGCGGTGAGCTTGATGAAGAACGTGGACGGCGTACCGAAGCGCTCGCGCTGGCGCAGCATCTCGATCGCCTGGTTCAACACCCAGCGATCGATCGCCGGGGTGAGGTTGTGCTTCTCGGCGATCGGCAGGAAGAAGCCGGGCAACACTTCGCCTTGCGGGCCGTTGAGGCGCAGCAGGATTTCGGAGAACTCGCCTTCGGCATCCTGCAGGCTGATCACCTGCTGGTGATAGAGCACAAAGTCGTTCTGGGTCAGTGCCTGCTGCAGCAGCGTCAGCCAGTAGCGCTCGCGTTCGGCATCGGCCTTTTCGCGGGCGGCCGGGTCGTGCAGTTCGCTGCGGTTGCCGCCCTGGCTTTGCGCATTGCGCAGCGCCTGGTTGGCCTGATCGAGCAGCAGTTCGGTATTGGCGTTCTTTTCGCTCAGCAAGCTGCCGCCGATGCTGACCGCCACAGTAAGCGAACGCGTGCCGACGTCGAAGATCTCGCCCGCGATGCTTTTTTGCAGCGCGGCGATCCATTCCTTGATGCTTTCGTCGTTACGCGAATGCAGCATCACGCCGATCATGTGTTCGCCAATCAGGCCGGCGCTGTCGTCCGGGCTGAGCAGGGATTCCACCCGCGTGGCAAACGCGGCCAGCAGTTCGTCGGCCTTGCCCAGGCCGATGCCGCTGACCACCGCCTGCCAGCTATCGGGCTCGATCAGCAGCAGCGCCTGGCCCATGCTGCCTTCGGTCGCGGCGGCGACCGCCTGGTCGATGGTTTCGAGCATGCGGGCGCGGTTGAACAGGCCCGTGACCGGGTCGCGCTGCAGCTGTTCGATGACGCCCGGATCGACTTGCTGGCGGCGGAACACCACCTGCAGGCAGGGCTCGCCTTCGAACGTGGCGTGCGCGAACTCCACGTTGGCCTTGAACGAGCTGGCATCGGCGCGGCGCGCCTGCACCTCGATGCGGCCCGGAATTTTTTCGCCGCGCGACAGTGACTTCAACGTGGTCTTGAATGCGTCTGCGTCCGCTGCGCCGATCATGTCGAGCACCGGCAACCCGAGCAGGTCGTCGAATTCGTTGTAGCCGAAGGTCTCGAGATAGGCCTGGTTGGCGCGTACGTGCATGCCTTCGTGCACGTAGGCAATCGCATCGGTGGACGAATCGAGCAAGGCATCGCAGCGGCGCTCCGATTCGCGCAATGCCGATTCGAGCCGGCGCAGCTGGCGACGCGTGTTGAGCGAGTCGAAGTCGCGCTGTACCACCGCCAGCAACTGGCGTGGCTGCGAGCGCAGCGCAATGCCGCGCACGCCGTTGATGAACATGTCGGTGGCCAGGTCGTTGTCCAGCTGGCTGACCAGGGCGATCAGCGAGAGGTCGCGGCCATGACCGTCGAGCAGGCGGGTGACTTCACGCAGGTCCAGGCTGCCGATTTCCGGGTCGAACAGCACGATGTCGGGGCCCAGCTCGTCCAGGGCTGCCTGCATCTGTTCGCTGTTGGTGGCGCGCGCTGGGCGCACCGCAATACCGTTATTACGTAACAGGCTGATGATCTGCTCGGCGTCCTCGACCGATTTTTCGATGAAAAGAATCTTGATTACCAGGTCTGTTTTCGTCGACACGTCGAACGATCCTTGGATTTCACCGAAACGAAAGCGTATGAGGCAGGACCGGTGAATGCACCGGACTGCAAAAAAGGTTTTAACGGATTCCCGTGAGGACTGCCAGCATCAAAGCGGGTTTGAATGAGGATTGCCTCACAATGGCCGTTTCGATGCGTCGCCACCCACCTCGCGCACCAGCTTGGGCACAAGATAGCCGGGAAGTTGTTGTCGCACCGCCTCGACCAGCGTCAATGCGCGCGCATCGTCGACCTCGAAATGCGCCGCGCCCTGGACGCGATCGAGCTGGTGCAGGTAATAGGGCAGCACGCCGGCGGCGAACAGACGCTCGGACAGCTCGGCCAGGGTATCGGCATCGTCGTTGACCCCGCGCAGCAGCACCGACTGATTGAGCAGAGTCACGCCCGCATCGCGAAGCCTTGCGCAGGCCTGGTCCACCGAGGCGTCGAACTCGCGAGCGTGGTTGGCATGCAGCACCATCACTTTCTGTAACGGCAGGTCGGCCAGCCACTGTAGGAGGGCATCGTCCACCCGTTCGGGTAGTACTACCGGCAGGCGCGTGTGGATGCGCAGCCGCGTGACCGATGGGATATCGACCAGGCCGCGGGTCAGTTCTTCCAGCTTGGCCGTGGCGAGGGACAAAGGGTCGCCTCCGGACAGGATCAGTTCGCTGATGCTCGGGTCCTGGCGCACATGGGCCAGGGCATGACGCCATTGCCCGGCCGCGGCCATCTCGTCGCCATAGGGGAAGTGGCGGCGGAAGCAATAGCGACAGTTGATCGCGCAGCTGCCGCTGGCGATCAGCAGGGCCCGCCCCTGGTACTTGTGCAGCACACCCTGGGCGGTGCGGGCGGCCATATCGCCCACCGCATCGACCGTATAGCCCGGTGCCGGCTCCAATTCGGCCAGCTGCGGCAGCACCTGCAGCAGCAGCGGGTCGCTTGCGTCGCCACGGCGCATACGGGCCACGAAGCCACGCGGCACACGTAGCGCAAAGCCGGCCTGGTCTGTCGGCAGGCCGGCCTCCAGGTGCCCCAGATCCAGCAGGCGCAACAGTTCGCCGGCATCCGTGACGGCATCGCGCCAGAGCTGGCGCCAGTCGCCGTGGGCCTGGGGCGCGGCCGGTGTTATGCGGGCGCCTGGGCTTGCGGTTATCATAAGTGGTCCCGTGCGGGCATCTGCCCGTTCAATCCGACATTTTAACTGCTAAATCCTTCCTGGCGCGGCGCAAACGAGCATGCCGGTGGGGTGTCACTATCCTTTTGGAGTTCTGCGCAATGGCGAGCTACGACCTTAATGGCGTAAAAACTGGCTTGAAGATCCTCATGGACAACGAGCCTTATGTCATCACCGACGCTGAGTTCGTCAAGCCGGGCAAGGGGCAGGCCTTCACCCGCATCAAGATCCGCAACCTGGTCAATGGCCGCACCACCGAAAAGACCATGAAGTCCAGCGACAAGGTCGATGGTGCCGAAGTGGTCGATGCCGATATGACCTTCTCCTATAAGGATGGCGACCAGTGGGTGTTCTCCGACCAGGAGTTCAACGAGCACCGTGCGCATGAAGCCGGTGTAGGTGATGCCGCCCAGTGGCTGATGGGCACCGAAGAGTGCGTCGTCACCTCCTGGACCAAGCCGGACGGCGCCACGCTCATCATCGCCGTGCAGGCGCCGAACTTCGTCGAATTGAAGATCATCGAGACCGATCCGGGCGTCCGTGGCGATACCTCGGGCGGCGGCGGCAAGCCGGCCAAGCTGGAAACCGGCGCCGTCGTGCGCGTGCCGTTGTTCGTCAATCAGGACGAAGTGATCAAGGTGGATACGCGTTCGGGCGAATACGTCAGCCGTGTAAAGTGACGTACTGACGCGCGGGCAAAGCCCGCGCCTTTGTCAGTACGTCATCCCCGCCCAGGCGGGATCCAGTGAAATACTGGTGCGAAGCACGCTTTATGTTATTTGCTCTTCCGCTCGTTTCACGCGCTTAAAGTCGCTGGATGACCAGCTTCGCTGTTGTGAAGCGCTTCCCGCTTACGCGGGGATGACGAGTAGGAAAGGAAGATGAGTGAGCGTATTTTCGTAAGAATCAAACGCTAAAAACGGGGCGGTCACCGCAAGGTGTTCCGCCCCGACTTGTAAATAAGGCCGCCAGACTCATGACCCATCAAAATCCCCAAACCGTTGATCTGTGCATCGAAGCGCGCTGGGTCGTGCCGGTCGAGCCGCATGGCGTCGTGCTGGAAGACCACACGGTAGTCGTGGACAAGGATCGCATCGTCGCCTTGCTGCCCACGGCCCAGGCACGCGCCGCCTACGCGCCGCGCGAACGCAGCGAGCTGGGCGAGCACGTGCTGATCCCCGGCCTGATCAACACCCATACGCACAACCCGATGACGCTGCTGCGCGGCCTGGCCGACGACTTGCCGCTGATGGTGTGGTTGCAGCAGCACATCTGGCCGGCCGAGGCCAAGGTGATCGGGCCGGAATTCGTGCGCGACGGCGTGGAGCTGGCGGTGGCCGAAATGTTGCGCGGCGGGACCACCTGCGCCAACGAAAACTATTTCTTTCCCGATGCCATCGGCGCCACCTATCGGCGCATGGGCTTTCGCGCGACGGTCGGCCTGCCGATCATCGAATTCCCGACCGCCTGGGCCAAGAGCCAGGACGACTACTTCGAGCGGGCCGGTGAAGTGCACGACAGCTTTCGCGGCGATGCGCTGATCTCGACCGCGTTCGCGCCGCACGCGCCGTACACCGTGTCCGACGCCAGCTTCGAGCGTATCCGCGTGCTGTCGGATCAGCTCGATATCCCGGTCCATCTGCATACGCACGAAACCGCGCACGAAGTCGAAGACGAAAAGAAAAAGACCGGCCTGCGCCCGTTCCAGCGGCTGCAGAAACTGGGCATCGTCAACGATCGCCTGATCGCGGTGCACTTTACCCAGATCACCGACGGTGAGATCGCCGCCTGCGCCGAAGCGGGCGTGTCGGTCGTGCATTGCCCCGAATCGAATCTCAAGCTGGCTTCCGGGTTCTGCCCGGTGGAGAAGCTGCGCCTGGCCGGCGTCAATGTGGCCATTGGCACCGATGGCTGTGCGTCGAACAACGACCTGGACATGTTCGGCGAGATGCGTACCGCCGCGATGCTGGCCAAGGCCGTCGCCGAGGATGCATCCGCCTTCGACGCGGCGTATACGTTACGTGCGGCCACACTCAATGCCGCCAAGGCGATGGGCCTGGATGCGCAGATCGGTTCGATCGAACCCGGCAAGCAGGCTGATCTCACGGCAGTACGCCTGTCGGACCTGGAAACGCAGCCGATGTATCACGTGGCCTCGCAGCTGATCTACGCCACCGGGCGTCACCAGGTAAGCGATGTGTGGATCGCCGGTCAGCGCAAGCTGCGTCAGCGCGAGCTGGTGGATGTCGATGTCGAGGGCATCCTCGCCAAGACACGCGCCTGGCGCGAGCGCATCGCGGCGACTTGAGTAAGGAGGCACCGTGAACCGTTATCTCGTTATCGCCATGCGTCGGCCCCAGTTCGATCCGGCGGCCGCCGTCGCCCATCAGGAGTTCCTGCAGGGCCTGCGCAATGGCGGCACGCTGGAGCTGACCGGTCCCTTCACCGACAAGAGCGGCGGCGCCTATGTGATCCGGGCGGAAAGCCTGGAAGCGGCGCGGATCATCGTGCATCAGGACCCGGTCCATACCAGCGGTGGTTGGGACGTGACCGTGCACGAATGGGATGCCCGTTAATTTCGTTTGAACCGGTCCAAGTACACTGCGGTACTTACACTGCCGCACTGCGATGATTTGAGGATGTCCCGATGCAAGCTGCGAACGTAAGTCCGGAAGAAATCGCCCGTTTCGACAAGCTGGCCTCGCGCTGGTGGGATCCGGATGGCGAGTCGCGACCGCTGCACGACCTGAACCCGGTGCGCCTGGGCTATGTCGCCGCGCGCATGGATTTGCGCGACGCCCGCGTTGCCGATGTGGGTTGCGGCGGCGGCCTGCTCAGCGAGGCGCTGGCCCGTCAGGGTGCGCGCGTGACGGGCATCGACATGGGCGAGAAGGTCATCCAGATCGCCAAATTGCATCTGCACGAGTCCGACCTCAAGGTGGACTATCGCGTGCAGCCATCGGCCGAACTGGCGGCGGCCGAGCCCGAATCGTTCGATGCGGTGTGCTGCATGGAGCTGATCGAGCACGTGCCCGATCCGGCCGCGCTGGTGGCCGACCTCGCGGCGATGGTCAAGCCGGGCGGTCATGTCTTCATGTCCACGCTCAATCGCACGCCGGCATCGTTCGGTGCGGCCATTCTTGGTGCGGAATACATCATGCGCATGCTGCCGCGCGGCACGCATCACTACGCACAGTTTCTCAAGCCGTCCGAGCTGGGGCGTTTGCTGCGCCATGCGGGGCTGGAGCTCGAAGACGTCTCCGGGCTTGGCTACAACCCGGTCAACCGCAAGGCGTGGCTCAGCCGATTCACCGCGGTCAACTATCTGCTGAGCGCACGTAAACCCGCATGAAATCCTTACCCACATCCATTCAAGGCGTGCTGTTCGATCTCGACGGCACTCTGCTGGACAGCGCTCCCGATCTTTACGCGGCGCTGGTGCGCCAGTGCGAAGAGGAAAACGCGCCTGTGCCGGCCTATGAGCCGGTGCGCGAAGTGGTGTCACGCGGTACCCGTGCGATCCTGCAGCGCGGTTTTCCAGAGCTCGACGAGGCGGGCATTCAGGCGCGGGTGCAGCGTTATCTCGATTTGTATGAAGGCATGCTGGCCGAGCACACGCGCCCCTTCGACGGCATCGACGCCATGCTCGCTACGCTCGAAGCGCGCGGCATTGCGTGGGGCGTGGTGACCAACAAGCCTGGGTTTCTCACCGATCTGCTGCTTGAGCGCATCGGTTGGATGCCACGGGTCTGTGCCGTCGTCGCCGGCGATACGTTGCCGGTAAAAAAGCCCGATCCCGCACCGGTTCTGCTCGCCTGCGAACGTGCTGGCCTGGATCCGGCGCGCTGCCTTTTCGTGGGCGACGATCGTCGCGACGTTCTGGCCGGCAACGCAGCGGGTCTGTATTCGGTCGCGGTGGAATGGGGTTATCTCGATGGCGGCAACCCGCATCAATGGGGCGCCGATGCGGTGATTGCGCATCCGGCGGAGCTATCCGCCTGGGTTGAACGGCGTCAGGCGATCGCATGAACACGGCGGCCGTAACCGGCGAAAATACCGCGCTGGACAGCTATATCGACAAGTGGCTGTCGGTGCAGCCGCAGCAGCGTATTGCGCTGGCGTTCG from Dyella sp. GSA-30 includes the following:
- a CDS encoding outer membrane protein transport protein, with protein sequence MKKSKAVAPSHAKALICTALAAGLLMAFGMPRQAHAAAFQLPTTNAAGYGRAFAGGSLWQNDPSAAYNNPAAMAWLTGPVMQGSWIGIDISAQYHGSTTDAYGRDIPGNTPNAGHRVINDGSAFYAMPVSDRFSLGFGIEVPYGLLTKYDSQWRGAQWGTMTSLKSFGVSFAGSYKVTDNFALGFGVIAQRTRAQLNNGIDVGSAAGLALQSPLPSLQENVAQINVRVHNWSQGYFLGAEFKPSDNDSLGISYHSRVGNRLKGQYRMYYPNDGKTVDQGGFPVTVDVKSLISFIPILNQLNAANPQLQLPELDPVGGPASATLDLPGFVNIDYLHKFSDRFTLGASAVWTNWSKFQDLILVSDGTQLVTLPQNYKNAWTLSVGGDFQLNEQWVLRGGFAWDQTPTTDTTRDPRVPDNDRKIVSIGVGYKPTEHLTFDAAYSHQFLSDPRINNTAPLALGGGNMNGSFSDAGNVASLTATYQF
- a CDS encoding DUF2147 domain-containing protein, whose translation is MKPLLSWTIAAGLFMHAVGAWAANDTPVGTWKQVDDVTGKQKSVIEITDAGGKLQGKVLQVMNLSPEEIAKGGQHPVCVKCDGSRKDQPIEGMTILWDVSKDGDVWDGGKIVDPKTGKVYKVKLTLTDGGRKLDVHGYIGFSLIGRSQVWERQD
- a CDS encoding EAL domain-containing protein — its product is MSTKTDLVIKILFIEKSVEDAEQIISLLRNNGIAVRPARATNSEQMQAALDELGPDIVLFDPEIGSLDLREVTRLLDGHGRDLSLIALVSQLDNDLATDMFINGVRGIALRSQPRQLLAVVQRDFDSLNTRRQLRRLESALRESERRCDALLDSSTDAIAYVHEGMHVRANQAYLETFGYNEFDDLLGLPVLDMIGAADADAFKTTLKSLSRGEKIPGRIEVQARRADASSFKANVEFAHATFEGEPCLQVVFRRQQVDPGVIEQLQRDPVTGLFNRARMLETIDQAVAAATEGSMGQALLLIEPDSWQAVVSGIGLGKADELLAAFATRVESLLSPDDSAGLIGEHMIGVMLHSRNDESIKEWIAALQKSIAGEIFDVGTRSLTVAVSIGGSLLSEKNANTELLLDQANQALRNAQSQGGNRSELHDPAAREKADAERERYWLTLLQQALTQNDFVLYHQQVISLQDAEGEFSEILLRLNGPQGEVLPGFFLPIAEKHNLTPAIDRWVLNQAIEMLRQRERFGTPSTFFIKLTASSLNDAQLIPWLAARMKQAALKHGHIVLEMTESKVVTLLRPAQEFVSAWKKIGGRFALEQFGSGLNSFQLLTHIEADYLKLDRSYMAELPQHPENQKRIADLCRQAREMDRQTIAEWVEDAASTSLLFACGVDFVQGNFLQEPQRLMA
- the epmB gene encoding EF-P beta-lysylation protein EpmB, whose protein sequence is MITASPGARITPAAPQAHGDWRQLWRDAVTDAGELLRLLDLGHLEAGLPTDQAGFALRVPRGFVARMRRGDASDPLLLQVLPQLAELEPAPGYTVDAVGDMAARTAQGVLHKYQGRALLIASGSCAINCRYCFRRHFPYGDEMAAAGQWRHALAHVRQDPSISELILSGGDPLSLATAKLEELTRGLVDIPSVTRLRIHTRLPVVLPERVDDALLQWLADLPLQKVMVLHANHAREFDASVDQACARLRDAGVTLLNQSVLLRGVNDDADTLAELSERLFAAGVLPYYLHQLDRVQGAAHFEVDDARALTLVEAVRQQLPGYLVPKLVREVGGDASKRPL
- the efp gene encoding elongation factor P, producing the protein MASYDLNGVKTGLKILMDNEPYVITDAEFVKPGKGQAFTRIKIRNLVNGRTTEKTMKSSDKVDGAEVVDADMTFSYKDGDQWVFSDQEFNEHRAHEAGVGDAAQWLMGTEECVVTSWTKPDGATLIIAVQAPNFVELKIIETDPGVRGDTSGGGGKPAKLETGAVVRVPLFVNQDEVIKVDTRSGEYVSRVK
- a CDS encoding TRZ/ATZ family hydrolase, with translation MTHQNPQTVDLCIEARWVVPVEPHGVVLEDHTVVVDKDRIVALLPTAQARAAYAPRERSELGEHVLIPGLINTHTHNPMTLLRGLADDLPLMVWLQQHIWPAEAKVIGPEFVRDGVELAVAEMLRGGTTCANENYFFPDAIGATYRRMGFRATVGLPIIEFPTAWAKSQDDYFERAGEVHDSFRGDALISTAFAPHAPYTVSDASFERIRVLSDQLDIPVHLHTHETAHEVEDEKKKTGLRPFQRLQKLGIVNDRLIAVHFTQITDGEIAACAEAGVSVVHCPESNLKLASGFCPVEKLRLAGVNVAIGTDGCASNNDLDMFGEMRTAAMLAKAVAEDASAFDAAYTLRAATLNAAKAMGLDAQIGSIEPGKQADLTAVRLSDLETQPMYHVASQLIYATGRHQVSDVWIAGQRKLRQRELVDVDVEGILAKTRAWRERIAAT
- a CDS encoding YciI family protein encodes the protein MNRYLVIAMRRPQFDPAAAVAHQEFLQGLRNGGTLELTGPFTDKSGGAYVIRAESLEAARIIVHQDPVHTSGGWDVTVHEWDAR
- the ubiG gene encoding bifunctional 2-polyprenyl-6-hydroxyphenol methylase/3-demethylubiquinol 3-O-methyltransferase UbiG; amino-acid sequence: MQAANVSPEEIARFDKLASRWWDPDGESRPLHDLNPVRLGYVAARMDLRDARVADVGCGGGLLSEALARQGARVTGIDMGEKVIQIAKLHLHESDLKVDYRVQPSAELAAAEPESFDAVCCMELIEHVPDPAALVADLAAMVKPGGHVFMSTLNRTPASFGAAILGAEYIMRMLPRGTHHYAQFLKPSELGRLLRHAGLELEDVSGLGYNPVNRKAWLSRFTAVNYLLSARKPA
- the gph gene encoding phosphoglycolate phosphatase (PGP is an essential enzyme in the glycolate salvage pathway in higher organisms (photorespiration in plants). Phosphoglycolate results from the oxidase activity of RubisCO in the Calvin cycle when concentrations of carbon dioxide are low relative to oxygen. This enzyme is a member of the Haloacid Dehalogenase (HAD) superfamily of aspartate-nucleophile hydrolase enzymes (PF00702).) — its product is MKSLPTSIQGVLFDLDGTLLDSAPDLYAALVRQCEEENAPVPAYEPVREVVSRGTRAILQRGFPELDEAGIQARVQRYLDLYEGMLAEHTRPFDGIDAMLATLEARGIAWGVVTNKPGFLTDLLLERIGWMPRVCAVVAGDTLPVKKPDPAPVLLACERAGLDPARCLFVGDDRRDVLAGNAAGLYSVAVEWGYLDGGNPHQWGADAVIAHPAELSAWVERRQAIA